A single Chanos chanos chromosome 8, fChaCha1.1, whole genome shotgun sequence DNA region contains:
- the klhl38b gene encoding kelch-like protein 38, which yields MVGPLMEVLHYKDKDLVSGLLLQLNNLRKEGILTDVLLCSENKEIPCHRNVLVSSSPYFRAMFCSNFQERGQAHVNLKDITFAVLSSIIDYVYTGAISITMELVLPLMQAASMLQYDRLFEACSAFLQAQLHPDNCLSMIRLSEILHCDSLKEKAKEMAVSSFSDVAASEDFHELSLPELVGYLEDDRLCAEEEQVFETLLAWIHHDPFARSGTIHDLFRQVRLRHIHPAYLFQFIASDPLIQSSTLCTEIIESVRRLLFSAGTQCPGDLEPLWAAPRRHTCQETLVLIGGRKNSKQTSREALLFDEQTQEWQWLAKLPVRLYRASYVCMHSILYVLGGLVMRADSESIPSASVYTLSLRTNQWRTAEPMMAPHYSHQSVSYLHYIFVLGGMTADKQISNGVERYNTMFNQWEAMAPMPTAVLHPAVAAHDQRIYVFGGEDAMQTPVRLIQVYHIGRNLWCNLETRTVKNVCAPAAVIDDKIYIIGGYTRRVIAYDVKANRFVKCSNMKERRMHHSAAVINNRLYVTGGRYINGNDVIEDSDDFDCYDPSTDTWRSKGALPYKLFDHGSLPLVCVSNKPNSP from the exons ATGGTTGGGCCATTGATGGAGGTGCTACACTACAAGGACAAGGACCTGGTGTCCGGTCTTCTATTACAGCTGAACAATTTGAGAAAAGAGGGAATCCTCACTGatgttctcctctgctctgagAATAAGGAGATCCCCTGTCACAGGAATGTCTTGGTCTCCAGCAGCCCTTACTTCCGTGCTATGTTCTGCAGCAACTTCCAGGAGCGTGGGCAGGCCCATGTGAACCTAAAGGACATTACTTTTGCAGTTTTGAGTAGCATCATCGACTATGTTTACACCGGAGCCATCAGCATTACCATGGAGCTAGTTCTCCCTCTGATGCAAGCTGCATCCATGCTACAATACGACAGACTCTTTGAAGCCTGCTCTGCTTTCCTGCAGGCACAACTCCACCCAGACAATTGCCTTAGCATGATCCGCCTCTCGGAGATCTTGCACTGTGACAGTCTGAAGGAGAAGGCTAAGGAAATGGCCGTAAGCAGCTTTTCTGACGTAGCCGCCTCGGAGGACTTCCACGAACTCTCCTTACCGGAGCTGGTGGGGTACCTGGAGGATGATCGGCTGTGTGCTGAGGAGGAGCAAGTGTTTGAGACTCTCCTGGCCTGGATACACCATGACCCCTTTGCACGCAGTGGTACCATCCATGACCTCTTCAGACAAGTACGACTCAGGCACATCCACCCAGCGTATCTCTTCCAGTTCATTGCCAGTGACCCCTTGATCCAGTCCTCCACGCTGTGCACAGAAATCATCGAGTCTGTGCGCCGTCTGCTATTCTCTGCCGGCACCCAGTGCCCAGGGGACCTGGAGCCACTCTGGGCAGCGCCGCGACGGCACACATGTCAAGAGACGTTGGTATTAATCGGCGGTCGTAAGAACAGCAAGCAAACCTCTCGCGAGGCACTGCTCTTCGATGAACAGACACAAGAGTGGCAGTGGCTAGCGAAGCTCCCCGTGCGTCTTTACCGCGCCTCTTACGTCTGCATGCACAGCATCCTCTATGTTCTGGGTGGACTGGTCATGAGAGCGGATAGCGAGAGCATCCCCAGTGCCTCTgtctacacactctctctcagaaccaACCAGTGGAGGACTGCCGAGCCCATGATGGCCCCCCACTACTCCCACCAAAGCGTCTCCTACTTGCACTACATCTTCGTGCTGGGTGGAATGACTGCTGACAAACAGATCTCCAATGGAGTTGAGAGGTACAACACCATGTTCAACCAGTGGGAGGCAATGGCTCCCATGCCTACAGCTGTGCTACACCCAGCTGTGGCAGCACATGATCAGAGAATCTATGTGTTTGGAGGAGAGGATGCCATGCAGACTCCAGTAAGGCTAATACAG gtaTATCACATAGGCAGAAACTTATGGTGTAACCTGGAGACTAGGACAGTCAAGAATGTTTGTGCACCTGCTGCAGTTATTGATGACAAAATCTACATTATAGGAG GCTACACAAGAAGAGTGATAGCCTATGACGTCAAAGCCAacaggtttgtgaaatgttcaaatatgaaggagaggaggatgCACCACTCTGCAGCAGTGATCAACAACAGGCTCTATGTGACAGGAGGCCGATACATTAATGGCAATGATGTTATTGAAGACTCAGATGACTTTGACTGCTATGACCCCAGCACTGACACGTGGAGGTCAAAAGGAGCGTTGCCTTACAAACTCTTCGATCACGGCTCACTTCCCTTAGTCTGCGTCTCCAACAAACCAAATTCACCTTGA